In the genome of Nocardia terpenica, one region contains:
- a CDS encoding UDP-N-acetylmuramoyl-tripeptide--D-alanyl-D-alanine ligase, with amino-acid sequence MIEMTLREIADVVGGTLHDVPDPAVTVTGAVEFDSRRINPGDLFLALPGEHVDGHDYAPAAIAAGAVAALSARPIGVPAIVVAPGEKHAGGKGDALAGCSGDALAGGSGEAPAAGTAYALAHDKDGSGAAVLGALARLARAVVDRLVGEHGLTVIGVTGSSGKTSTKDLLAGVLAPLGAVVAPPGSFNNEVGHPWTALRANAETRFLVLELSARGPGHIRALTEIAPPSIGVVLNVGTAHLGEFGGRDAIARAKGELVEALPPTGLAVLNADDDRVAAMADRTRARVVTVGLSEGADLRATDIRLDETARARFTLHANGSRADVRLAVHGEHQVGNALSAAAVALECGADLETVAAALSDARVASAHRMDVRTRADGVTVVNDSYNANPDSVRAALKALVTMSRAGDEPRRSWAVLGEMAELGAESVLEHDRIGRLAVRLDVDRLIVVGTGRPARAMHQGAVMEGSWGEESLLVPDMESAIAVLDAELGAGDVVLVKASNSIGLWAVAQHLTQAREAAR; translated from the coding sequence ATGATCGAGATGACCCTGCGGGAGATCGCGGACGTCGTCGGCGGAACGCTGCACGACGTACCCGACCCCGCGGTGACGGTGACCGGCGCGGTCGAATTCGATTCGCGCCGAATCAATCCCGGCGACCTGTTCCTGGCCCTCCCCGGCGAACACGTCGACGGCCACGACTACGCCCCCGCCGCAATAGCCGCCGGAGCCGTAGCAGCCCTATCCGCCCGCCCCATAGGCGTCCCCGCAATCGTGGTGGCCCCCGGCGAAAAGCACGCCGGGGGAAAGGGAGACGCGCTTGCCGGGTGTAGTGGAGATGCGCTTGCCGGGGGGAGTGGTGAGGCTCCGGCTGCTGGTACGGCGTATGCGCTGGCGCATGACAAGGATGGGTCGGGGGCGGCTGTTTTGGGGGCGTTGGCGAGATTGGCTCGGGCCGTGGTGGATCGGCTGGTGGGCGAGCATGGGCTGACTGTTATCGGGGTTACCGGGTCGTCGGGGAAGACTTCTACGAAGGATTTGCTGGCGGGGGTGTTGGCTCCGTTGGGGGCGGTGGTTGCGCCGCCGGGGTCGTTCAACAATGAGGTCGGGCATCCGTGGACGGCGTTGCGGGCGAATGCCGAGACGCGGTTTCTGGTGTTGGAGCTGTCGGCGCGGGGGCCGGGGCATATTCGGGCGCTTACCGAGATCGCGCCGCCGAGTATCGGTGTGGTGTTGAATGTGGGCACCGCGCATCTCGGGGAGTTCGGTGGTCGGGATGCCATTGCGCGGGCCAAAGGTGAACTGGTGGAGGCGCTTCCGCCGACGGGGCTGGCCGTGCTCAATGCCGACGACGATCGGGTGGCCGCCATGGCGGACCGGACCCGCGCCCGCGTGGTGACCGTCGGCCTGTCGGAGGGAGCGGACCTGCGCGCCACCGACATTCGGCTCGACGAGACCGCGCGCGCCCGATTCACCCTGCACGCCAACGGTTCCCGGGCGGACGTGCGGCTCGCGGTGCACGGCGAGCACCAGGTCGGCAACGCCCTGTCCGCCGCCGCGGTTGCGCTGGAGTGCGGCGCGGACCTCGAGACCGTGGCCGCCGCCCTGTCCGACGCCCGGGTGGCGTCGGCGCACCGCATGGATGTGCGCACCCGCGCCGACGGCGTCACCGTCGTCAACGACTCCTACAACGCCAATCCCGACTCGGTGCGGGCGGCGCTCAAGGCGTTGGTGACGATGTCGCGAGCCGGCGACGAGCCCCGCCGCAGCTGGGCGGTGCTCGGCGAAATGGCCGAGCTGGGTGCGGAATCGGTGCTCGAACACGATCGGATCGGCCGCCTCGCGGTCCGGCTGGACGTCGATCGGCTGATCGTCGTCGGCACCGGCCGCCCGGCCCGCGCGATGCACCAGGGCGCGGTGATGGAAGGCTCGTGGGGCGAGGAGTCCCTGCTGGTGCCCGATATGGAGTCCGCGATCGCGGTGCTGGACGCGGAACTCGGCGCGGGTGACGTGGTGCTGGTCAAGGCGTCGAACTCGATCGGCCTGTGGGCGGTCGCCCAGCACCTGACGCAAGCCCGGGAGGCGGCGAGATGA
- the mraY gene encoding phospho-N-acetylmuramoyl-pentapeptide-transferase encodes MRQILFAAGIALAVSILLTPLLIRMFAKRGFGQEIRIDGPESHKAKRGTPTMGGVAILIGMWAGYWGSHLIGIGYRAEGPSASALLVLALATALGAVGFTDDFIKIRKQRNLGLTAAGKYIGQLTAAIVFGVLALRFPGAGQRTPASRHLSYVRDINTVSMSVIIFLAFVCLLVVAWSNAVNLTDGLDGLAAGSMSLVLGAYVIITFWQYYHACEVKAEAGCYNVRDPLDLALVCAAGAAACVGFLWWNAAPAKIFMGDTGSLALGGLLAGLSITTRTELLMVVIGALFVAEAASVVLQVAVFRTTRNRLFKMAPFHHHFELSKWAETTVIIRFWLLAGIASAVGLGLFYSEYLSQVG; translated from the coding sequence ATGAGACAGATACTGTTCGCGGCGGGGATCGCGCTGGCGGTGTCGATCCTGTTGACCCCGCTGCTGATCCGAATGTTCGCCAAACGCGGCTTCGGCCAGGAGATCCGGATCGACGGCCCGGAGAGCCACAAGGCCAAGCGCGGCACGCCCACCATGGGCGGCGTCGCGATCCTGATCGGCATGTGGGCCGGATACTGGGGCTCGCACCTGATCGGTATCGGCTACCGGGCCGAGGGACCGTCGGCGTCGGCGCTGCTGGTGCTGGCCCTGGCCACCGCGCTCGGCGCGGTCGGCTTCACCGACGACTTCATCAAGATCCGCAAGCAGCGCAACCTGGGCCTGACCGCCGCCGGGAAGTACATCGGACAGCTCACCGCCGCAATCGTGTTCGGCGTGCTCGCGCTCCGCTTCCCCGGCGCGGGCCAGCGCACCCCCGCCAGCCGCCACCTGTCCTACGTGCGCGACATCAACACGGTGTCGATGAGCGTGATCATCTTCCTGGCGTTCGTCTGCCTGCTGGTGGTCGCCTGGTCGAACGCGGTCAACCTGACCGACGGCCTGGACGGCCTGGCCGCCGGCTCGATGAGCCTGGTGCTGGGCGCCTACGTGATCATCACCTTCTGGCAGTACTACCACGCCTGCGAGGTCAAGGCCGAGGCCGGCTGCTACAACGTGCGCGACCCGCTGGACCTGGCGCTGGTGTGCGCCGCCGGGGCCGCCGCCTGCGTCGGATTCCTGTGGTGGAACGCGGCTCCCGCGAAGATCTTCATGGGCGACACCGGCTCGCTGGCCCTGGGCGGCCTGCTGGCCGGGCTGTCCATCACCACCCGCACCGAACTGCTGATGGTCGTGATCGGCGCGCTGTTCGTCGCCGAGGCGGCGTCGGTGGTGTTGCAGGTCGCGGTCTTCCGCACCACCCGCAACCGGTTGTTCAAGATGGCGCCCTTCCATCATCATTTCGAACTCAGCAAATGGGCCGAAACCACGGTGATCATCCGGTTCTGGCTGCTGGCGGGCATCGCCTCGGCGGTCGGACTGGGCCTGTTCTACAGCGAATACCTCTCTCAGGTCGGATAA
- the murD gene encoding UDP-N-acetylmuramoyl-L-alanine--D-glutamate ligase, with protein sequence MLEFLRGRDVLVAGWGVSGRSLIEPLRDIGARPVVTDGGEKALAEAAELGLATAAGDELLAPGALDRFALVITSPGWRPDSPVLVSAVTEGIPVWGDVEFAWWVDQARLYGPVRKWLVITGTNGKTTTTQMTHAILRAAGIASVACGNIGLPILDALRRNPGPQILAVELSSFQLHWAPSVRPEAGVVLNVAEDHLDWHGGLDAYAAAKARALTGRVGVVGLDDPVAAALARKSKARRTVGFRVGVPADGELGVVDGKLLDRAFTKAAILAEVGDISPPGPAGVADALAAAALTRSIDVAPQFVKEGLQEHKVGPHRAAFVRELAGVEFVDDSKATNPHAARSSILARQQVVWIAGGQLKGAHIEDLIEEVADRFVAAVLLGEDAAVFAAVLARHAPDIPVVELGSGDDAGMGAELTSEIDSADAVMARAVRIAAGYARRGDTVLLAPSAASLDMFADYTHRGRSFVAAVQALDEEDIGSQQ encoded by the coding sequence ATGCTCGAATTTCTGCGTGGCCGCGACGTTCTCGTCGCCGGATGGGGCGTATCGGGGCGCTCGTTGATCGAGCCGCTGCGCGACATCGGCGCCCGCCCGGTGGTGACCGACGGGGGGGAGAAGGCGCTCGCCGAGGCCGCCGAACTCGGACTGGCCACCGCCGCCGGGGACGAACTGCTCGCGCCCGGCGCGCTGGACCGCTTCGCGCTGGTGATCACCAGCCCGGGCTGGCGGCCGGATTCGCCGGTGCTGGTCTCGGCGGTCACCGAGGGCATCCCGGTCTGGGGCGACGTCGAATTCGCCTGGTGGGTGGATCAGGCCCGGCTGTACGGGCCGGTGCGCAAGTGGCTGGTGATCACCGGTACCAACGGCAAGACCACCACCACCCAGATGACGCACGCCATCCTGCGGGCGGCCGGCATCGCCAGCGTCGCGTGCGGCAATATCGGTTTACCGATCCTGGATGCGTTGCGGCGCAACCCGGGTCCGCAGATCCTGGCCGTCGAGCTGTCGTCGTTCCAGCTGCACTGGGCGCCGTCGGTGCGCCCGGAGGCCGGGGTGGTGCTGAATGTGGCCGAGGATCACCTGGATTGGCACGGCGGCCTGGACGCCTACGCCGCGGCCAAGGCGCGCGCGCTGACGGGCCGGGTCGGGGTCGTCGGCCTGGACGATCCGGTGGCCGCCGCGCTGGCGCGAAAGTCCAAGGCGCGCCGCACCGTCGGCTTCCGCGTCGGCGTGCCCGCCGACGGCGAGCTCGGCGTGGTGGACGGCAAACTGCTCGACCGCGCGTTCACCAAGGCCGCCATCCTCGCCGAGGTGGGCGATATCAGCCCGCCCGGCCCGGCCGGGGTGGCCGACGCGCTGGCCGCCGCCGCGCTGACCCGATCCATCGACGTGGCACCGCAATTCGTCAAGGAGGGCCTGCAGGAGCACAAGGTCGGCCCGCACCGGGCGGCCTTCGTGCGCGAGCTGGCGGGCGTGGAGTTCGTCGACGACTCCAAGGCCACCAATCCGCACGCGGCCCGCTCCTCGATCCTGGCCCGCCAGCAGGTGGTCTGGATCGCCGGTGGTCAGCTCAAGGGCGCGCACATCGAGGACCTCATCGAGGAGGTCGCGGACCGGTTCGTCGCGGCCGTGCTGCTCGGGGAGGACGCCGCCGTGTTCGCCGCCGTGTTGGCGCGACACGCACCCGATATCCCCGTCGTCGAGCTCGGTTCGGGTGACGATGCTGGGATGGGTGCGGAACTGACGTCCGAAATCGACAGTGCGGACGCGGTGATGGCCCGCGCGGTCCGCATCGCCGCCGGGTACGCCCGGCGCGGCGACACGGTGCTGCTGGCGCCGTCCGCCGCCTCCCTGGACATGTTCGCCGACTACACCCACCGCGGCCGCAGCTTCGTCGCGGCGGTGCAGGCGCTCGACGAGGAAGACATCGGGAGCCAGCAGTGA
- the ftsW gene encoding putative lipid II flippase FtsW, which yields MTERRARRFSGTWFGAWLARPLASFHLIVTIATLLTVLGLVMVLSASSVEAYTADGSAYSLFAQQALFAALGAVLFYVALRIPLRVMRRLSFPVFAVSVLLLVLVLIPGIGSMVQGSRRWFNLGFVSVQPSEMVKVTLIVWGAHLLAARRAEKAGYKDILLPLVPAGLLVCLLIVLEPNLSTTIAVGIILAALLWFGGLPARLFITIGVSGAMAALVLALTKGYRTDRMRAFFNPDQDPQGIGYQARQAMFSLADGGIWGRGLGQSRAKWSYLPNAHNDFIFAIIGEELGFLGCALVLGLFALFVYTGLRIASRSVDPFLRLLTATATTWITGQALINIGYVVNLLPVTGLQLPLVSAGGSSLAITLLMFGIIANAARHEPEAVAALHAGQDGRLSRLLRLPKPEAHAPARARGGLRAAPSRRELPPSGRRGGGDSAPRRSIDSDSARRAANTVERRGARGSDDYGRGESRSTKSWRTTRAWEPSYPMTHARERGKPR from the coding sequence GTGACCGAGCGGCGGGCGCGCAGATTCTCCGGGACCTGGTTCGGTGCCTGGCTGGCACGCCCGCTGGCCTCCTTCCATCTGATCGTCACCATCGCCACCCTGCTCACCGTGCTCGGCCTGGTGATGGTGCTGTCAGCCTCCAGCGTCGAGGCGTACACGGCCGACGGCTCGGCGTATTCGCTGTTCGCGCAGCAGGCGCTGTTCGCCGCGCTGGGGGCGGTGCTGTTCTATGTGGCGCTGCGGATTCCGCTGCGGGTGATGCGGCGGCTGTCGTTCCCGGTGTTCGCGGTGTCGGTGCTGCTGCTGGTGCTGGTGCTGATCCCGGGCATCGGCTCGATGGTGCAGGGGTCGCGGCGCTGGTTCAACCTGGGCTTCGTGTCGGTGCAGCCGTCGGAGATGGTCAAGGTGACGCTGATCGTGTGGGGCGCACACCTGCTCGCCGCGCGCCGCGCCGAAAAGGCCGGCTACAAAGACATTCTGCTGCCGCTGGTGCCCGCGGGCCTGCTGGTGTGTCTGCTCATCGTGCTGGAGCCGAACCTGTCCACCACGATCGCGGTCGGCATCATCCTGGCCGCGCTGCTCTGGTTCGGCGGGCTCCCGGCGCGGCTGTTCATCACCATCGGCGTCTCGGGCGCGATGGCGGCCCTCGTGCTGGCGCTGACGAAGGGCTACCGCACCGACCGCATGCGCGCGTTCTTCAACCCGGACCAGGACCCGCAGGGCATCGGATACCAGGCGCGGCAGGCGATGTTCTCGCTCGCCGACGGCGGCATCTGGGGCCGCGGGCTGGGGCAGAGCCGCGCCAAGTGGAGCTATCTGCCCAACGCGCACAACGACTTCATCTTCGCCATCATCGGCGAGGAACTGGGCTTTCTGGGCTGCGCGCTGGTGCTCGGCCTGTTCGCGCTGTTCGTCTACACCGGCCTGCGGATCGCCAGCCGCTCGGTGGATCCGTTCCTGCGGCTGCTCACCGCGACCGCGACCACCTGGATCACCGGGCAGGCGCTGATCAATATCGGCTACGTGGTGAACCTGCTGCCGGTGACCGGCCTGCAGCTGCCGCTGGTGTCGGCGGGCGGGTCGTCGCTGGCCATCACGCTGCTGATGTTCGGCATCATCGCCAACGCGGCCCGGCACGAACCCGAGGCCGTCGCGGCGCTGCACGCGGGCCAGGACGGACGCCTGAGCCGGTTGCTGCGGCTGCCCAAGCCGGAGGCGCACGCCCCGGCCCGCGCCCGCGGCGGATTACGCGCCGCGCCGTCGCGCCGGGAGTTGCCGCCGAGCGGTCGGCGGGGTGGTGGCGACAGCGCACCGCGCCGCTCGATAGATTCGGATTCCGCACGGCGGGCCGCGAATACCGTGGAGCGCCGGGGCGCACGAGGATCCGACGACTACGGTCGCGGTGAGAGCCGCAGCACCAAGTCGTGGCGGACCACGCGGGCATGGGAGCCCAGCTATCCGATGACACATGCGAGAGAACGAGGTAAACCGAGGTGA
- the murG gene encoding undecaprenyldiphospho-muramoylpentapeptide beta-N-acetylglucosaminyltransferase: MTTGGSVRPGAALERAEGRTLSVLVAGGGTAGHIEPAMAVADALRRLDPSIRITALGTQRGLETTLVPDRGYPLELIPPVPLPRKPTADLLRLPGRVWAAVSRTRAVIEAVEADVIVGFGGYVALPAYLAAGGPRRRRVPVVVHEANVKAGIANKVGARRAARVLAAVPGSGVHAAGHAEAEIVGIPVRESISTLDRAGLRAQARAHFGLPAQGPVLLVFGGSQGARRLNEAVSAAAAQLTAAGISVLHAHGPKNTLDITGVDPNGDAKYVAVPYLSRMDLAYAAADAAVCRSGAMTVAEVSAVGLPAFYVPLPHGNGEQELNARPIVARGGGRIVPDAELTGKYVIDEVIALLTDPARLSAMASAAAGAGHRDAADAVARIVVEVAGR; this comes from the coding sequence GTGACAACCGGCGGGAGCGTCAGGCCCGGGGCCGCGCTGGAACGGGCTGAGGGACGGACGCTTTCGGTCCTCGTCGCGGGCGGCGGGACCGCCGGCCACATCGAACCCGCCATGGCGGTCGCCGACGCGCTACGCCGACTGGACCCCTCGATCCGGATCACCGCGCTGGGCACCCAGCGGGGCCTGGAGACCACGCTGGTGCCCGATCGCGGCTACCCGCTGGAGCTGATCCCGCCGGTCCCGTTGCCGCGCAAGCCGACCGCCGACCTGCTGCGGCTGCCCGGCCGGGTCTGGGCCGCGGTCTCCCGCACCCGCGCGGTGATCGAGGCGGTCGAGGCCGATGTGATCGTGGGCTTCGGCGGTTACGTGGCGCTGCCCGCGTATCTGGCGGCGGGCGGCCCGCGGCGTCGGCGGGTGCCGGTGGTGGTGCACGAGGCGAATGTGAAGGCGGGCATCGCGAACAAGGTCGGCGCGCGCCGCGCCGCGCGGGTGCTGGCGGCGGTGCCGGGCTCCGGTGTGCACGCCGCCGGGCACGCCGAGGCCGAGATCGTCGGCATCCCGGTCCGCGAGTCCATCTCCACCCTGGACCGGGCGGGGCTGCGGGCGCAGGCCCGTGCGCACTTCGGGCTGCCCGCGCAGGGCCCGGTGCTGCTGGTGTTCGGCGGGTCGCAGGGCGCGCGTCGGCTCAACGAGGCGGTATCGGCCGCCGCGGCGCAGCTGACGGCGGCCGGGATCTCGGTGCTGCACGCGCACGGGCCCAAGAACACCCTCGACATCACCGGCGTCGACCCCAACGGCGACGCGAAATACGTTGCCGTGCCGTATCTGTCGCGCATGGATCTGGCCTACGCGGCCGCCGACGCGGCGGTGTGCCGGTCCGGCGCCATGACCGTGGCCGAGGTGTCGGCGGTCGGCCTGCCCGCGTTCTATGTGCCGCTGCCGCACGGCAACGGCGAGCAGGAGCTCAACGCCCGCCCGATCGTCGCCCGCGGCGGTGGCAGAATCGTGCCCGACGCGGAGCTCACGGGAAAATATGTGATCGATGAGGTGATCGCGCTGCTCACCGATCCGGCGCGGCTGTCGGCCATGGCGTCGGCGGCCGCCGGGGCCGGGCATCGCGATGCCGCCGACGCGGTGGCGCGGATCGTGGTGGAGGTGGCCGGCCGGTGA
- the murC gene encoding UDP-N-acetylmuramate--L-alanine ligase, with protein sequence MVGIGGAGMSGIARILLSRGGAVSGSDAKESRSVRALRARGAQVRIGHDAGALDLLPGGPTAVVTTYAAIPKTNPELVEAKRRGVPVLLRPAVLAELMHGHRTLLVSGTHGKTSTTSMLVVSLQHCGFDPSFAVGGELNEAGTNAHHGTGGFFVAEADESDGSLLQYDPDVAVVTNIESDHLDFFGTDEAYVQVFDDFVARLTPGGLLVVCLDDPGSHALARRVAARIAAGELDIRVSGYGCGDLADAPVPVGVRLLAWEPRDVGGVATFRLADEPAPRTLRLAVPGQHMALNALGALLAARAAGADTNEILQGLEGFGGVHRRFQFVGRENGVRVFDDYAHHPTEVRAVLGAAAQLVRQEAADGARSRQGRVIVVFQPHLYSRTATFAADFGAALDLADEVVVLDVYGAREKPLPGVNGALVAQSVTRPVHYQPDMSRVGRQVAGLARPGDVVITMGAGDVTMLGGQILDGLRVRPPAGR encoded by the coding sequence ATGGTCGGCATCGGCGGGGCCGGGATGTCCGGTATCGCGCGCATCCTGCTCTCGCGCGGCGGCGCGGTGTCCGGTTCGGACGCCAAGGAGAGCCGCAGCGTGCGGGCGCTGCGGGCGCGCGGCGCGCAGGTGCGGATCGGGCACGACGCGGGCGCTCTGGACCTGCTGCCCGGCGGCCCGACCGCGGTGGTCACCACCTACGCCGCCATCCCGAAGACCAATCCCGAACTGGTGGAGGCGAAGCGGCGCGGTGTGCCGGTGCTGCTGCGCCCGGCCGTGCTCGCCGAGCTCATGCACGGCCACCGCACGCTGCTGGTGTCGGGCACGCACGGCAAGACCTCCACCACCTCGATGCTGGTGGTGTCGCTGCAGCACTGCGGATTCGACCCGTCGTTCGCGGTCGGCGGCGAGCTCAACGAGGCGGGCACCAACGCCCACCACGGCACCGGCGGCTTCTTCGTCGCCGAGGCCGACGAGTCGGACGGCTCACTGCTGCAATACGATCCGGACGTCGCGGTGGTCACCAACATCGAATCCGATCACCTGGACTTCTTCGGCACCGACGAGGCGTACGTGCAGGTGTTCGACGATTTCGTGGCGCGGCTGACCCCCGGCGGCCTGCTGGTGGTGTGCCTGGACGACCCCGGATCGCACGCGCTGGCGCGGCGGGTGGCCGCCCGGATCGCCGCGGGCGAGCTCGACATCCGGGTATCGGGTTACGGCTGCGGCGATCTCGCCGACGCGCCGGTGCCGGTCGGGGTGCGGCTGCTGGCGTGGGAGCCGCGCGATGTCGGTGGCGTGGCGACGTTCCGGCTCGCCGACGAGCCCGCCCCGCGCACGCTGCGGCTGGCCGTGCCCGGCCAGCACATGGCCCTCAATGCGCTGGGCGCGCTGCTGGCCGCCCGCGCCGCCGGGGCCGACACCAACGAAATCCTGCAGGGCCTGGAGGGTTTCGGCGGGGTGCACCGGCGCTTCCAGTTCGTCGGCCGGGAGAACGGCGTGCGGGTCTTCGACGACTACGCCCACCACCCGACCGAGGTGCGCGCGGTGCTCGGCGCGGCGGCGCAGCTGGTCCGGCAGGAGGCCGCCGACGGCGCGCGCTCGCGACAGGGCCGGGTGATCGTCGTGTTCCAGCCCCACTTGTACAGCCGCACAGCCACTTTCGCCGCCGACTTCGGCGCGGCGCTGGACCTGGCCGACGAGGTGGTGGTGCTCGACGTGTACGGCGCGCGGGAGAAGCCGCTGCCGGGCGTGAACGGCGCGCTGGTGGCGCAGTCGGTCACCCGGCCCGTGCACTACCAGCCGGACATGTCGCGGGTGGGTCGCCAGGTGGCCGGGCTGGCCCGGCCCGGCGACGTCGTGATCACCATGGGCGCGGGCGATGTCACCATGCTCGGCGGCCAGATTCTCGACGGACTGCGGGTGCGGCCACCGGCGGGACGGTGA